In Onychostoma macrolepis isolate SWU-2019 chromosome 06, ASM1243209v1, whole genome shotgun sequence, one DNA window encodes the following:
- the LOC131542510 gene encoding neuronal pentraxin-1-like → MERISWTLFLLSLTYLEGSSQDFGQTQFICTSVPKDMDLCAATMQNSGPAEDLKTTVMQLRETVLQQKETIMNQKETIRELTSKLSRCESQGVLEPVAGGRRKEPGKNTMGDVSRGPTDTLAQLGQTLATLKQRLENLEQYSRNNGSVQASSLKDLLQNKIDDMEKQVLSRVNTLEESKSGQKNDTDQRNRVESTLTSLHQRINDLEKGSKGSRPLDKFQITFPLRTNYMYAKVKKSLPEMYAFSFCLWIKSNASPGVGTPFSYAVPGQANELVLIEWGNNPMEILINDKVAKLPFVINDGKWHHICITWTTRDGVWEAFQDGVLRGTGENLAPYHPIKPSGVLVLGQEQDTLGGGFDATQAFVGELANFNIWDRKLTAGEIYNLATCNNRAQAGNVLSWSESNIDVFGGATKWTFEPCRQLS, encoded by the exons ATGGAGAGAATCTCATGGACACTTTTTCTGCTCTCTCTCACATATTTGGAGGGATCTTCGCAAGATTTCGGACAGACACAGTTTATCTGCACGTCTGTGCCCAAGGATATGGACTTGTGCGCAGCCACTATGCAGAACAGCGGACCAGCGGAGGATCTGAAGACCACAGTAATGCAGTTAAGGGAGACAGTCTTACAGCAGAAGGAAACTATCATGAACCAGAAGGAGACGATCAGGGAACTAACTTCGAAGTTGAGCCGCTGTGAGAGTCAGGGTGTTCTGGAGCCCGTGGCTGGAGGTCGGAGAAAAGAGCCGGGCAAAAACACAATGGGAGACGTATCCCGCGGCCCGACAGATACTCTAGCCCAACTCGGGCAGACTTTAGCCACGCTTAAACAGAGATTGGAAAACCTAGAG CAGTACAGCAGGAACAACGGCTCTGTCCAGGCGAGCAGCCTTAAAGATCTGCTTCAAAATAAAATCGATGATATGGAGAAGCAGGTGCTGTCCCGGGTCAATACTCTGGAGGAGAGCAAATCCGGGCAGAAGAATGACACGGATCAGCGCAATCGAGTGGAGTCAACTCTCACCTCCTTACATCAAAGAATTAACGACCTAGAGAAAG GTTCAAAAGGTAGCAGGCCTCTGGACAAGTTTCAGATAACATTCCCCTTAAGAACAAATTACATGTATGCCAAAGTGAAGAAAAGTCTACCAGAAATGTATGCCTTCTCTTTCTGCTTGTGGATAAAGTCCAATGCATCACCCGGGGTGGGAACACCCTTCTCCTATGCTGTTCCTGGACAAGCTAATGAGCTTGTTCTCATAGAATGGGGGAACAATCCAATGGAGATTCTCATAAATGACAAG GTTGCAAAATTACCTTTCGTCATCAACGATGGTAAATGGCATCACATCTGCATCACATGGACGACTCGTGATGGAGTATGGGAGGCATTTCAGGATGGTGTTCTGCGTGGAACTGGAGAGAATCTGGCACCCTACCATCCAATAAAACCCAGCGGTGTACTAGTTTTGGGTCAGGAGCAG GACACACTTGGTGGAGGTTTTGATGCAACCCAAGCCTTTGTAGGTGAACTGGCAAATTTTAATATATGGGATAGAAAATTAACAGCTGGAGAAATCTATAACCTGGCAACCTGCAACAACAGAGCACAAGCTGGAAATGTGTTGTCATGGTCGGAAAGT